The Armatimonadota bacterium genome includes a window with the following:
- the tmk gene encoding dTMP kinase, producing the protein MFIALDGPEGAGKTTQVLHLAERLRSLGVEVVTTREPGGTPLGEAIRGLLLDPTSRGICPRAEMLLFAAARAQFTEEVVRPALEAGRVVLSDRSVYASLAYQGYARGLGVEVVRHVNEVATGGLYPDLALILDVPPEVGLERVSRARGAGGLDRVEGEDAAFHQRVREGFLRLSREDPRVRVIPATGDLEEVAARIWREVEPVLRARGLPVGMAGEGGGDRG; encoded by the coding sequence GTGTTCATCGCCCTGGACGGCCCGGAGGGGGCGGGGAAGACCACCCAGGTGCTGCACCTGGCCGAGCGCCTTCGTTCCCTGGGGGTGGAGGTGGTGACCACCCGGGAGCCCGGGGGGACCCCGCTCGGGGAAGCCATCCGGGGGCTCCTGCTCGATCCCACCTCCCGCGGGATCTGTCCCCGGGCGGAGATGCTCCTGTTCGCCGCGGCCCGGGCCCAGTTCACGGAGGAGGTGGTGCGACCGGCTCTGGAGGCGGGCCGGGTGGTGCTCTCGGATCGGTCCGTCTACGCCTCCCTGGCCTACCAGGGGTATGCCCGGGGGCTGGGGGTCGAGGTGGTGCGGCACGTGAACGAGGTGGCGACGGGAGGGCTGTATCCAGACCTCGCCCTGATCCTGGACGTCCCCCCGGAGGTGGGGCTGGAACGGGTGAGCCGGGCCCGGGGGGCGGGAGGGCTGGATCGGGTGGAGGGCGAGGATGCCGCGTTCCACCAGCGGGTCCGGGAAGGGTTTCTCCGCCTGAGCCGCGAAGATCCGCGCGTGCGGGTGATTCCAGCGACGGGGGACCTGGAGGAAGTGGCGGCCCGGATCTGGAGGGAGGTGGAGCCGGTGTTGCGGGCACGGGGTCTACCGGTCGGGATGGCCGGAGAGGGGGGAGGGGATCGTGGCTAG
- a CDS encoding cyclic-di-AMP receptor, giving the protein MASGTQLVLAIVQEKDAPRLIEQLTASGFQATMLASTGGFLRAGNATVLVGTEAERVERVLEIVRTTCRTREQLLTPVPPVMEPVEVYAAYPVRVRVGGGIVFVLDVVRMERV; this is encoded by the coding sequence GTGGCTAGCGGCACGCAGCTGGTGCTGGCCATCGTGCAGGAGAAGGACGCCCCCAGGCTCATCGAGCAGCTCACCGCCTCCGGCTTCCAGGCCACCATGCTGGCGAGCACCGGGGGATTCCTGCGGGCGGGGAACGCCACCGTGCTCGTGGGCACGGAGGCGGAGCGGGTGGAACGGGTGCTGGAGATCGTGCGGACCACCTGCCGGACCCGGGAGCAGCTGTTGACGCCGGTCCCGCCCGTGATGGAACCCGTGGAGGTGTATGCCGCGTATCCCGTGCGGGTGCGGGTGGGTGGAGGCATCGTGTTCGTGCTGGACGTGGTGCGGATGGAGCGGGTGTAG